The following are from one region of the Jeongeupia sp. USM3 genome:
- a CDS encoding DUF1127 domain-containing protein produces the protein MDWQKLGSGWPARRGPHGDDGRIGAAGAMGRLWANWQRRRRLARQLAELRGMSAYQLGDLGVSGGDLAAIAAGTFEAPVSRAKKNPADIAGGKEVSG, from the coding sequence ATGGACTGGCAGAAACTGGGTTCAGGCTGGCCGGCGCGGCGCGGCCCGCACGGCGACGATGGCCGTATCGGGGCAGCGGGGGCGATGGGCAGGCTGTGGGCGAACTGGCAGCGGCGGCGCAGGCTGGCAAGGCAGCTGGCCGAGCTGCGCGGGATGTCGGCCTACCAGCTGGGTGACCTCGGCGTCAGCGGCGGCGACCTCGCCGCGATCGCCGCCGGCACCTTCGAGGCGCCGGTGTCGCGGGCGAAAAAAAACCCGGCAGACATCGCCGGGGGAAAGGAGGTATCCGGGTGA
- a CDS encoding Lrp/AsnC family transcriptional regulator, which yields MNPSLPLDSKDWKILDALQRDARQSLSALGKRIGLSQPAVSERIRKLEDAGVIEGYGARLNLQKAGYGLLALIRVRSDHARLPQLLAQCEAMPEVLEAFRITGEDCLMLRCAIARPEALEVVVDTLAAFGNLTTSLVLSRPIARAIAAPAG from the coding sequence ATGAATCCATCGCTTCCACTCGACAGCAAGGACTGGAAGATCCTCGACGCGCTGCAGCGCGACGCGCGCCAGAGCCTGTCGGCGCTCGGCAAGCGCATCGGCCTGTCGCAACCGGCGGTGAGCGAGCGCATCCGCAAGCTCGAGGACGCCGGCGTGATCGAGGGCTACGGCGCACGGCTGAACCTGCAGAAGGCCGGTTACGGCCTGCTGGCGCTGATCCGCGTCCGCAGCGACCACGCGCGGCTGCCGCAACTGCTGGCGCAGTGCGAGGCGATGCCCGAAGTGCTCGAGGCCTTCCGCATCACCGGCGAGGACTGCCTGATGCTGCGCTGCGCGATTGCCCGGCCCGAGGCACTCGAAGTCGTCGTCGACACGCTGGCCGCCTTCGGCAACCTGACGACATCGCTGGTGCTCTCGAGGCCGATCGCGCGCGCGATCGCCGCCCCGGCCGGCTGA
- the hemC gene encoding hydroxymethylbilane synthase, whose translation MSTPTRLVIATRESPLALWQARHIQARLAALLPGTEIDLLGMTTKGDQILDKTLNKVGGKGLFVKELEEALADGRADLAVHSMKDVPMVLPEGFAIAAITEREDPRDAFVSTRYASLDAMPEGAVVGTASLRREAQLRARYPQLVFRPVRGNVGTRLAKLDAGEFDALILAAAGLKRLGFADRIRTELSADISLPAPGQGALGIEIRADRDDLKALLTPLNHEATAACVTAERTLSRRLNGSCQLPLAAFAEDDGGFLRLRGLVAMPDGSHSVYAESNGTQAAADGLGRQVADLLMCEGAGDILKALDH comes from the coding sequence GTGTCCACCCCCACCCGCCTCGTCATCGCCACCCGTGAAAGCCCGCTCGCCCTGTGGCAGGCGCGGCACATCCAGGCCCGGCTGGCCGCGCTGCTGCCGGGTACCGAGATCGACCTCCTGGGCATGACGACCAAGGGCGACCAGATCCTCGACAAGACGCTGAACAAGGTCGGCGGCAAGGGCCTGTTCGTCAAGGAACTCGAGGAAGCGCTGGCCGACGGCCGCGCCGATCTCGCCGTGCATTCGATGAAGGACGTGCCGATGGTGCTGCCCGAAGGCTTTGCCATTGCCGCGATCACCGAGCGCGAAGACCCGCGCGACGCCTTCGTCTCGACCCGCTACGCCAGTCTCGACGCCATGCCCGAAGGCGCCGTCGTCGGTACCGCCAGCCTGCGCCGCGAAGCGCAGCTGCGCGCCCGCTACCCGCAGCTCGTGTTCAGGCCGGTGCGCGGCAATGTCGGTACCCGGCTCGCCAAGCTCGACGCCGGCGAGTTCGATGCGCTGATCCTCGCCGCCGCCGGGCTCAAGCGCCTCGGTTTCGCCGACCGGATCCGCACCGAACTGAGCGCCGACATCAGCCTGCCGGCGCCGGGCCAGGGTGCGCTCGGCATCGAGATCCGCGCCGACCGCGACGACCTGAAGGCGCTGCTCACGCCGCTGAACCATGAAGCGACCGCCGCCTGCGTCACCGCCGAGCGCACGCTCTCGCGCCGGCTGAACGGCTCTTGCCAGCTGCCGCTGGCGGCCTTTGCCGAGGACGACGGCGGCTTCCTGCGGCTGCGCGGCCTGGTGGCGATGCCCGACGGCAGCCACAGCGTCTACGCCGAATCCAACGGCACGCAAGCCGCCGCCGACGGCCTCGGCCGCCAGGTCGCCGACCTGCTGATGTGCGAGGGCGCCGGCGACATCCTCAAGGCCCTCGACCATTAA
- a CDS encoding uroporphyrinogen-III synthase: protein MIEAQGGTAIRQPLLEIVPPADPAPFEAALAALETFDLVVFVSPTALDLAFAQLGRGWPAGIPVAVVGPGSAARARELGATTVISPPAQHDSEGLLQEAGMQRLAGRRVLLVRGDGGREILPDALVQRGAALTVVAAYRRTAPDLDDAGLARLLDAGVDAVLVSSSEAAAKLYALAGGAARERLQSLLYFAPHPRIVAALHEHGATRVVHCAGGDAATLASLCHHFADLQP, encoded by the coding sequence CTGATCGAAGCGCAGGGTGGCACCGCGATCCGGCAGCCGCTGCTCGAGATCGTCCCGCCCGCCGATCCGGCGCCGTTCGAGGCCGCGCTGGCCGCGCTCGAAACCTTCGACCTGGTGGTCTTCGTCAGCCCGACCGCGCTCGACCTCGCCTTCGCGCAGCTCGGCCGCGGCTGGCCGGCCGGCATTCCGGTCGCCGTGGTCGGCCCCGGCAGCGCCGCGCGCGCGCGCGAACTCGGCGCGACGACGGTGATCTCGCCGCCGGCGCAGCACGACAGCGAAGGCCTGCTGCAAGAGGCCGGCATGCAGCGGCTCGCCGGCCGGCGCGTGCTGCTCGTCCGCGGCGACGGCGGCCGCGAGATCCTGCCCGACGCGCTGGTGCAAAGGGGCGCGGCGCTGACCGTCGTCGCGGCCTACCGCCGCACCGCACCGGACCTCGACGACGCCGGTCTGGCCCGCCTGCTCGACGCCGGCGTCGACGCGGTGCTGGTCAGCAGCTCGGAAGCCGCGGCCAAGCTGTACGCGCTGGCTGGAGGCGCCGCGCGCGAGCGGCTACAATCGCTGCTGTACTTTGCGCCGCACCCGCGCATCGTCGCCGCGCTGCACGAGCACGGCGCGACGCGCGTCGTGCACTGCGCCGGCGGCGACGCCGCAACCCTTGCCTCGCTCTGCCATCATTTCGCGGACCTGCAGCCATGA
- a CDS encoding uroporphyrinogen-III C-methyltransferase has protein sequence MNQEQDLPSALTSPRRRLPAVSPALIVAVLALAAAGGVWYSQQQAMETLRTEVNRELAQGQRQLRGAQEREAQAQLRSQALERELALVSARQNETQSQQAALSSMYEALTRNETQRVLAETEQTLAFASQQLQLAGNVDAALVALGAIDQKLAVLNRPELIGLRKSISHDIDQLKTQPYLDVVGIAARLDTLVAGIDRLPLAIDGHRDPKPKADASAPANALQRFGNELWHEFRHLIQIRRIDKPDAMLLTPNEAFFLRENIKLRLLDARTALLMRNEVAFRADLKAASDYLKQYFDTSSAATRNATAALDALSRETLALKLPDLSASLTAVRQGRLATERTKP, from the coding sequence ATGAACCAAGAACAAGACCTTCCTTCGGCGCTGACGTCACCGCGCCGCCGCCTGCCCGCTGTCTCGCCGGCGCTGATCGTCGCCGTGCTCGCGCTCGCCGCTGCCGGCGGCGTCTGGTACAGCCAGCAGCAGGCGATGGAAACGCTGCGCACCGAGGTCAACCGCGAACTCGCGCAGGGCCAGCGCCAGCTGCGCGGCGCGCAGGAGCGCGAAGCGCAGGCCCAGCTGCGCAGCCAGGCGCTCGAGCGCGAGCTCGCGCTGGTGTCGGCAAGGCAGAACGAAACCCAGAGCCAGCAGGCCGCGCTGTCGTCGATGTACGAGGCGCTGACGCGCAACGAGACGCAGCGGGTGCTGGCCGAAACCGAACAGACGCTCGCCTTCGCCAGCCAGCAGCTGCAGCTCGCCGGCAATGTCGACGCCGCGCTGGTCGCGCTGGGCGCGATCGACCAGAAGCTCGCCGTGCTGAACCGGCCCGAGCTGATCGGCCTGCGCAAGAGCATCAGCCACGACATCGACCAGCTGAAGACCCAGCCCTATCTCGACGTCGTCGGCATCGCCGCGCGGCTCGACACGCTGGTCGCCGGCATCGACCGGCTGCCGCTGGCGATCGACGGCCACCGCGATCCCAAGCCCAAGGCCGATGCATCGGCGCCGGCCAACGCGCTGCAGCGCTTCGGCAACGAGCTGTGGCACGAATTCCGCCATCTGATCCAGATCCGCCGGATCGACAAGCCCGACGCGATGCTGCTGACGCCGAACGAGGCGTTCTTCCTGCGCGAGAACATCAAGCTGCGCCTGCTCGATGCACGCACCGCGCTGCTGATGCGCAACGAGGTCGCGTTCCGCGCCGACCTGAAGGCCGCGAGCGACTACCTGAAGCAGTACTTCGACACCAGTTCCGCGGCAACGCGCAACGCGACCGCCGCGCTCGACGCGCTGTCGCGCGAAACGCTGGCGCTGAAGCTGCCCGACCTGTCCGCCAGCCTAACCGCCGTGCGCCAGGGCCGGCTCGCCACCGAGAGGACCAAGCCGTGA
- a CDS encoding heme biosynthesis HemY N-terminal domain-containing protein, producing MRALLWLIVLFALAVGLTLFAQFNTGYALLFVPPWRVEISLNVFIVGIIALVAVLYLLTRVIAELGGLPGRVKAFRLRKARDASVQLERDARIAFFEGRYQRAERLAGEALAASHDSAAFAVNGLLAARAAHLMRDFVKRDQYFAKLRERLGPRHLALAMTMAELYLDERRNQDAETALAEARMISPKLTAMLKLELKLRQREDNADAIVRLVDQLARSDALDASQAQAIRLQAYRNVLHRQPKTPRELRDWWQKLPVADRTAPKLVAALADAYATQGEPAAARDAIEAALAQQWSSELAERYGTLGLEGDALIAQLQQAETWLKSHPNDPKLLLTLGRLCTARALWGKAQTYFEASIAVSPGPLAHAELAALLERLERPEEANRHYRSSLALAVGH from the coding sequence GTGAGAGCACTCCTGTGGTTGATCGTGCTGTTCGCGCTCGCGGTCGGGCTGACGCTGTTCGCCCAGTTCAACACCGGCTACGCGCTGCTGTTCGTTCCGCCGTGGCGGGTCGAAATCTCGCTCAACGTCTTCATCGTCGGCATCATCGCGCTGGTCGCGGTGCTGTACCTGCTGACCCGGGTGATCGCCGAACTCGGCGGCCTGCCCGGGCGGGTCAAGGCGTTCCGGCTGCGCAAGGCGCGCGATGCGTCGGTCCAGCTCGAGCGCGATGCGCGGATCGCCTTCTTCGAGGGGCGCTACCAGCGCGCCGAACGGCTGGCCGGCGAAGCCCTTGCCGCCAGCCACGACAGCGCCGCCTTCGCCGTCAACGGCCTGCTCGCCGCACGCGCGGCGCACCTGATGCGCGACTTCGTCAAGCGCGACCAGTATTTCGCCAAGCTGCGCGAACGGCTCGGGCCGCGCCATCTGGCGCTGGCGATGACGATGGCCGAGCTCTATCTCGACGAGCGCCGCAACCAGGACGCCGAAACGGCGCTGGCCGAGGCGCGGATGATCTCGCCGAAACTGACCGCGATGCTCAAGCTCGAACTCAAGCTGCGGCAGCGCGAGGACAACGCCGACGCCATCGTCCGGCTGGTCGACCAGCTCGCCCGGAGCGACGCGCTCGACGCCAGCCAGGCGCAGGCGATCCGGCTGCAGGCGTACCGGAACGTGCTGCACCGGCAGCCGAAGACGCCGCGCGAACTCAGGGACTGGTGGCAGAAGCTGCCCGTGGCCGACCGCACCGCGCCGAAACTCGTCGCCGCGCTCGCCGACGCCTATGCCACGCAGGGCGAACCGGCCGCGGCCCGCGACGCGATCGAAGCCGCGCTGGCGCAGCAGTGGTCGAGCGAGCTGGCCGAGCGCTACGGCACGCTCGGTCTCGAGGGCGATGCGCTGATCGCGCAGCTGCAGCAGGCCGAAACCTGGCTCAAGAGCCATCCGAACGACCCGAAACTGCTGCTCACGCTCGGCCGGCTGTGCACGGCGCGGGCGCTGTGGGGCAAGGCGCAGACCTATTTCGAGGCGAGCATCGCCGTATCGCCGGGCCCGCTGGCGCACGCCGAGCTGGCCGCGCTGCTCGAAAGACTGGAACGCCCCGAAGAGGCCAACCGCCACTACCGCTCCAGCCTGGCGCTGGCGGTGGGCCACTGA
- a CDS encoding histidine phosphatase family protein, which translates to MEQLILWRHAEAEDGGDDLARTLTPKGRKQAQKVAAWLKPYLAGQRVRVIASAARRAQETARTLGVEIETSALLDPADGQTGHYLEAAGWPQGPDPVVVLVGHQPVLGRVAALLLTGREQDMLLKKGGVVWIELRRRGGNNEYTLRAAISPELLG; encoded by the coding sequence ATGGAACAGCTGATCCTGTGGCGCCATGCCGAGGCCGAAGACGGCGGCGACGATCTGGCGCGGACGCTGACGCCCAAGGGCCGCAAGCAGGCGCAGAAGGTCGCCGCCTGGCTGAAACCCTATCTGGCCGGCCAGCGCGTCCGCGTGATCGCCAGCGCGGCCCGGCGGGCGCAGGAAACCGCCCGGACGCTCGGCGTCGAGATCGAAACCAGCGCGCTGCTCGATCCGGCCGACGGCCAGACCGGCCATTACCTCGAGGCCGCCGGCTGGCCGCAGGGGCCCGATCCGGTCGTCGTGCTGGTCGGCCACCAGCCGGTGCTCGGTCGCGTCGCCGCACTGCTGCTGACCGGCCGCGAGCAGGACATGCTGCTGAAAAAGGGCGGTGTGGTGTGGATCGAGCTGCGCCGGCGCGGCGGCAACAACGAGTACACGCTGCGCGCGGCGATCAGCCCCGAGCTGCTCGGCTGA
- the ppk1 gene encoding polyphosphate kinase 1 gives MIYKPADNQLMLNRELGLLEFNRRVFAQAEDVSNPLLERLKFLCIVSSNLDEFFEVRVAWLKENIRQYPTRLLPEGLTPQQAFELLAREAHDVVERQYRLFREVMLPALAEEGIHFLRRSLWNEAQRAWVKDYFFRELMPVLTPIGLDPSHPFPRILNKSLNFIIELEGRDAFGRNAEMAIVQAPRILPRFVKMPREVSGVEHGFVFLSSILHAHVDELFVGMNALGCYQFRVTRDSDLSVDDDDIKDLRAALEGELSQRPFGDAVRLEVADNCPKHLQDFLRQQFGLAEIDVYRVGGPVNLVRLMQVPDQVDRPDLKFEPFMPGLPAELRKQPDIFAAIRHGDILLHHPFQSFTPVIDYLQQASTDPNVVAIKMTIYRTGSESALMDALVEAAARGKEVTVVVELMARFDEEANINWAAKLERAGAHVVYGVYGYKTHAKMLLVVRREDGKLRRYVHVGTGNYHPRTSKLYTDFGLLTANDEITSDVNDIFMQLTGLGLAGDHLRLWQAPFTLQPNILKALDREILAARAGRKAVVIAKMNALLEPTVIEKLYEASQAGVTIHLIVRGVCALRPGMPGLSENIKVRSIIGRFLEHHRVFYFYNDGAEDVYLSSADWMGRNLFRRIEIAFPVLSPKVKRRVIRESLRPYLVDNAQAWEMLADGRYRRKSARGGKRRNAQLSLLAELGAKQRT, from the coding sequence ATGATCTACAAGCCCGCCGACAATCAGTTGATGCTCAACCGCGAGCTCGGTCTCCTCGAGTTCAACCGCCGCGTATTCGCGCAGGCCGAGGATGTCAGCAACCCCTTGCTCGAGCGCTTGAAGTTCCTGTGCATCGTCTCGAGCAACCTCGACGAATTCTTCGAGGTCCGCGTCGCCTGGCTGAAGGAAAACATCCGCCAGTATCCGACCCGGCTGCTGCCCGAAGGGCTGACGCCGCAGCAGGCGTTCGAGCTCCTGGCGCGCGAGGCGCACGACGTCGTCGAGCGCCAGTACCGGCTGTTCCGCGAAGTGATGCTGCCGGCGCTGGCCGAGGAGGGCATCCACTTCCTGCGCCGCAGCCTGTGGAACGAGGCGCAGCGCGCCTGGGTCAAGGACTACTTCTTCCGCGAGCTGATGCCGGTGCTGACGCCGATCGGGCTCGATCCGTCGCACCCGTTTCCGCGCATCCTCAACAAGTCGCTGAACTTCATCATCGAGCTCGAAGGCCGTGACGCCTTCGGCCGCAACGCCGAAATGGCCATCGTCCAGGCGCCGCGCATCCTGCCGCGCTTCGTGAAGATGCCCAGGGAGGTCAGCGGCGTCGAGCACGGCTTCGTCTTCCTGTCGTCGATCCTGCATGCCCATGTCGACGAGCTGTTCGTCGGCATGAACGCGCTCGGCTGCTACCAGTTCCGCGTCACGCGCGATTCGGACCTCAGCGTCGACGACGACGACATCAAGGACCTGCGCGCGGCACTCGAGGGCGAGCTCTCGCAGCGGCCGTTCGGCGACGCGGTGCGGCTCGAAGTCGCCGACAACTGCCCGAAGCATCTGCAGGATTTCCTGCGCCAGCAGTTCGGCCTCGCCGAGATCGACGTCTACCGCGTCGGCGGCCCGGTGAACCTGGTGCGGCTGATGCAGGTGCCCGACCAGGTCGACCGGCCGGACCTCAAGTTCGAACCGTTCATGCCGGGGCTGCCGGCCGAGTTGCGCAAGCAGCCCGACATTTTCGCGGCGATCCGCCACGGCGACATCCTGCTGCACCATCCTTTCCAGAGTTTCACGCCGGTCATCGATTACCTGCAGCAGGCGTCGACCGATCCGAACGTCGTCGCGATCAAGATGACGATCTACCGGACCGGCAGCGAGTCGGCGCTGATGGACGCGCTGGTCGAAGCGGCGGCGCGTGGCAAGGAGGTCACCGTCGTCGTCGAGCTGATGGCGCGCTTCGACGAAGAAGCGAACATCAACTGGGCGGCCAAGCTCGAACGCGCCGGCGCCCACGTCGTCTACGGCGTCTACGGCTACAAGACGCATGCAAAAATGCTGCTGGTCGTCCGGCGCGAGGACGGCAAGCTGCGCCGCTATGTCCACGTCGGTACCGGCAACTACCACCCGCGCACGTCCAAGCTCTATACCGACTTCGGCCTGCTGACCGCCAACGACGAGATCACCAGCGACGTCAACGACATCTTCATGCAGCTGACCGGCCTTGGCCTTGCCGGCGACCACTTGCGGCTGTGGCAGGCGCCGTTCACGCTGCAGCCGAACATCCTCAAGGCGCTCGACCGCGAGATTCTCGCCGCCCGCGCCGGCCGCAAGGCGGTGGTGATCGCCAAGATGAACGCGTTGCTCGAACCGACGGTGATCGAGAAACTCTACGAGGCGAGCCAGGCCGGCGTGACGATCCACCTGATCGTGCGCGGCGTCTGCGCGCTGCGGCCGGGCATGCCGGGGCTGTCGGAGAACATCAAGGTACGCTCGATCATCGGTCGCTTCCTCGAGCACCACCGGGTGTTCTACTTCTATAACGACGGTGCCGAGGACGTTTACCTGTCGAGCGCCGACTGGATGGGCCGCAACCTGTTCCGCCGGATCGAGATCGCCTTTCCGGTGCTCTCGCCCAAGGTCAAGCGCCGGGTGATCCGCGAAAGCCTGCGCCCCTATCTGGTCGACAATGCGCAGGCGTGGGAAATGCTCGCCGACGGCCGCTACCGGCGCAAGAGCGCGCGTGGCGGCAAGCGCCGCAACGCGCAGCTGAGCCTGCTGGCCGAGCTCGGCGCCAAACAGCGGACCTGA
- a CDS encoding oxidative damage protection protein, which yields MSRMVHCVKLGRDAEGLDFPPLPGEIGKKLYDNVSKEAWAAWVKHQTMLINENRLNLADPKARQYLQQQLQNYFFGAGADEVAGFVPPSA from the coding sequence ATGAGCCGCATGGTCCACTGTGTCAAACTCGGTCGCGATGCCGAGGGTCTCGACTTCCCGCCGTTGCCCGGTGAAATCGGCAAGAAACTGTACGACAACGTCTCGAAGGAAGCGTGGGCGGCGTGGGTGAAGCACCAGACGATGCTGATCAACGAGAACCGCCTCAACCTCGCCGATCCGAAGGCACGCCAGTACCTGCAGCAGCAGCTGCAGAACTACTTCTTCGGTGCCGGTGCCGACGAAGTCGCCGGTTTCGTGCCGCCGAGCGCGTAG
- a CDS encoding OmpA family protein, which translates to MRKSLIIAPLMGALLLSACATNDLGDKRDLSNTEMGAIIGTLGGAAIGAAVNHNNRGKGALIGAVGGGLAGGGIGYYMDTQAKDLQKQLAPEIQKGEITVQKQSDNTLLVSMTSNTGFDSSSAVIKPGYTPTLDKIAKVVNQYGKTSITVVGHTDSSGKADKNMVLSQQRAQAVTDYFIGRNVNPVRLQAIGKGITEPRADNATPAGRALNRRVELWIVPVRAD; encoded by the coding sequence ATGCGCAAGTCCCTGATTATCGCCCCGCTGATGGGCGCGCTGTTGCTGTCCGCCTGCGCAACCAACGATCTCGGCGACAAGCGTGACCTGAGCAACACCGAGATGGGCGCGATCATCGGTACGCTGGGTGGCGCGGCGATCGGCGCGGCGGTCAATCACAACAACCGCGGCAAGGGTGCGCTGATCGGTGCGGTCGGTGGCGGCCTGGCCGGCGGCGGCATCGGCTACTACATGGACACCCAGGCCAAGGACCTGCAGAAGCAGCTGGCGCCGGAAATCCAGAAGGGCGAGATCACCGTGCAGAAGCAGTCCGACAACACGCTGCTGGTCAGCATGACGTCGAACACCGGCTTCGACAGCAGTTCGGCCGTGATCAAGCCGGGCTACACGCCGACGCTCGACAAGATCGCCAAGGTCGTCAACCAGTACGGCAAGACGTCGATCACCGTCGTCGGCCATACCGACAGCAGCGGCAAGGCCGACAAGAACATGGTGCTGTCGCAGCAGCGTGCGCAGGCCGTGACCGATTACTTCATCGGCCGCAACGTCAATCCGGTCCGCCTGCAGGCGATCGGCAAGGGCATCACCGAGCCGCGCGCCGACAACGCCACGCCGGCCGGCCGTGCGCTCAACCGTCGCGTCGAATTGTGGATCGTGCCGGTTCGCGCCGACTGA
- a CDS encoding carbohydrate kinase: protein MSALPRFVVFGEALTDFIRQDDERWLAQPGGACWNVARVASRLGIATGYGGALSRDVFGDELARLSHAAGLDARFIQRTDAAPLLAMVPSTRPPRYFFVGESDLAFDPAQLPEGWLAAAEIVQFGCISLARQPLAERLVDVAKAAAAAGKRIAFDPNWREPMQAPHYADTFRTLAALASYIKVSDEDLGLLFPGQAPDSGLASLRAIAPQAEILLTRGADGMRWLHGDAVIDQPVFRVDVIDTVGCGDASMGGWMASVLHAPDAQIATHLRHAAAAAALAASHAGAYAATWDEVEALTAASA from the coding sequence ATGTCCGCCCTGCCCCGTTTCGTCGTGTTCGGCGAAGCCCTGACCGACTTCATCCGCCAGGACGACGAGCGCTGGCTCGCCCAGCCCGGCGGCGCCTGCTGGAACGTCGCCCGCGTCGCCAGCCGCCTCGGCATCGCCACCGGCTACGGCGGCGCGCTGAGCCGCGACGTGTTCGGCGACGAACTCGCCCGCCTGTCGCACGCAGCCGGGCTCGACGCTCGCTTCATCCAGCGCACCGATGCTGCGCCGCTGCTGGCGATGGTGCCGTCGACGCGGCCGCCGCGGTACTTCTTCGTCGGCGAATCGGACCTCGCCTTCGACCCGGCACAACTGCCCGAAGGCTGGCTGGCCGCCGCCGAAATCGTCCAGTTCGGCTGCATCAGCCTCGCGCGCCAGCCGCTGGCCGAACGGCTGGTCGACGTGGCGAAGGCCGCCGCGGCGGCCGGCAAGCGCATCGCCTTCGACCCGAACTGGCGCGAGCCGATGCAGGCACCGCATTACGCCGATACCTTCCGCACGCTCGCGGCGCTGGCGAGCTACATCAAGGTCTCCGACGAAGACCTCGGCCTGCTGTTCCCGGGCCAGGCCCCGGACAGCGGGCTCGCCAGCCTGCGCGCGATCGCACCGCAGGCCGAAATCCTGCTGACCCGCGGCGCCGACGGCATGCGCTGGCTGCATGGCGATGCGGTGATCGACCAGCCGGTGTTCAGGGTCGACGTGATCGACACCGTCGGCTGCGGCGATGCCAGCATGGGCGGCTGGATGGCGAGCGTGCTGCACGCGCCCGACGCGCAAATCGCCACCCACCTGCGCCACGCCGCCGCCGCCGCCGCACTGGCCGCCAGCCATGCCGGTGCGTACGCGGCGACCTGGGACGAGGTCGAGGCGCTGACCGCTGCATCGGCCTGA
- the ychF gene encoding redox-regulated ATPase YchF, with protein sequence MSLKCGIVGLPNVGKSTLFNALTRAGIEAANYPFCTIEPNVGIVEVPDPRLGDLAGIINPQKIVPAIVEFVDIAGLVAGASKGEGLGNQFLANIRETDAIVNVVRCFENDNVVHVAGRVDPIDDIIVIGTELALADLATVEKSIQRDGKKAKSGDKDAIALVKVLEKLVPHLNEGKPARSAGLSDDEKLIIKSLCLLTIKPAMYVANVAEDGFDNNPLLDKVRAHAELEGAPVVAVCAAIESEIAELDDADKAEFLAELGQQEPGLNRLIRAAYQLLGLQTYFTAGVKEVRAWTIHIGDTAPQAAGVIHTDFERGFIRAQTISFADFIQYKGEQGAKEAGKMRAEGKDYVVKDGDVLNFLFNV encoded by the coding sequence ATGAGCCTCAAATGCGGCATCGTCGGCCTGCCCAACGTCGGCAAGTCGACGCTCTTCAATGCTTTGACCCGCGCCGGTATCGAAGCCGCCAACTACCCGTTCTGCACGATCGAGCCCAACGTCGGCATCGTCGAAGTGCCGGACCCGCGCCTGGGTGACCTCGCCGGCATCATCAATCCGCAGAAGATCGTCCCGGCCATCGTCGAGTTCGTCGACATCGCCGGTCTGGTTGCCGGTGCGTCGAAGGGCGAAGGCCTCGGCAACCAGTTCCTCGCCAACATCCGCGAGACCGACGCCATCGTCAACGTCGTGCGCTGCTTCGAGAACGACAACGTCGTCCACGTCGCTGGCCGCGTCGACCCGATCGACGACATCATCGTCATCGGCACCGAGCTGGCGCTCGCCGACCTCGCGACGGTCGAGAAGTCGATCCAGCGCGACGGCAAGAAGGCCAAGAGCGGCGACAAGGACGCGATCGCGCTGGTCAAGGTGCTCGAGAAGCTGGTGCCGCACCTGAACGAAGGCAAGCCGGCACGCTCGGCCGGGCTGTCCGATGACGAGAAGCTGATCATCAAGTCGCTGTGCCTCTTGACGATCAAGCCGGCGATGTACGTCGCCAACGTCGCCGAAGACGGTTTCGACAACAACCCGCTGCTCGACAAGGTCCGTGCCCACGCCGAGCTTGAGGGCGCGCCGGTGGTGGCCGTCTGCGCCGCGATCGAGTCCGAGATCGCCGAACTCGACGACGCCGACAAGGCCGAATTCCTCGCCGAACTCGGCCAGCAGGAACCGGGGCTGAACCGGCTGATCCGCGCTGCCTACCAGTTGCTCGGGCTGCAGACCTACTTCACCGCCGGGGTGAAGGAAGTTCGCGCCTGGACGATCCACATCGGCGACACCGCACCGCAGGCCGCCGGCGTGATCCACACCGACTTCGAACGCGGCTTCATCCGCGCGCAGACGATCTCGTTCGCCGACTTCATCCAGTACAAGGGCGAACAGGGCGCGAAGGAAGCCGGCAAGATGCGAGCCGAAGGCAAGGACTACGTCGTCAAGGACGGCGACGTGCTGAACTTCCTGTTCAACGTCTGA